GCTGTGCAGCCACATCAGAAGCCAAAAGGCCGCGCGGTGGTCCGCCCATCGCCGCAAGGTCACCGGCTCGTGCATGCACGAAGGTCCCGAGGCGCGCGGCCGCGAGGTTCGAGAGGCCCTGGCATGAGGCCGCAAGTCCCCGCCAGACGTCATCCGCAGTGATCGTTTCCGAAGGCCCCGGTATCGTGCCTCCACCAGGTCCCGCGCCCTTCAGCACACCCCACCAAACGGCGGCAGTTCCACGGGCCGGCCACGGTGCCGTCCGCGCGTGACCCCAAAGCGGGCCGCCTCGCCCCCGTGCGGGCAAGAAGTGAGGCGAGGGCGCATGCGAACCAATACCATCGCACCAACCATGGGCGCCCCAGATTCCTCGGACACGTCTTGGCCAATCTCCACGGCCGCCCGGAACCACCAGGAGCGCCGCGCCCGCCCGGATCGCGGAAGAGGCCAAAGGCACATTCGGGAAATGCGCGAGACCTCGATACGTCATGGACGCGCACCAAGCCGCCCCGACGGATGCGGCCGGCGGCAACAATGCCCCAGACCGCTCCCAATCACAACCGGCATCCCCTTGCTGTCTCATCCCCCCGTGGTGACATCCCCTGCAGATGGGCCTGTCTTGCATGATCGGTGACAGTGAGCCAAACGTCAATATCGGCGCGCAAAAGACCATGCGCGCGCTCGGGCCACTCCACGAGCATGAGCGTGCGACCATCCTGATAATCCCACCAACCGAGCGTCTCCAATTCCGCCGGCACGCGCAGCCGATAGAGATCGGCATGCACGACCCGCAATCCCCCCAAGTCGTACTCTTCAACCAGTGTGTAAGTAGGACTTTTCACCGGCCCGGGGGCACCGAGCGCCTGTATGATCGCACCCGCCAATGTCGTTTTGCCACAGCCGAGCTCACCGCGCAAAACGACCTGATCGCCGGCACGCAGGATGCGCGCGAACGCCCGCCCGAGACGTATCGTCTGAGACACATCGGGCAGCGACAAGATCAACACAGGGCCGCCACCGCAGCACGCAGCTGTGCAGCCACATCAGAAGCCAAAAGGCCGCGCGGTGGTCCGCCCATCGCCGCAAGGTCACCGGCTCGTGCATGCACGAAGGTCCCGAGGCGCGCGGCCGCGAGGTTCGAGAGGCCCTGGGCCATGAGGCCGGCAACTGTCCCCGCCAAGACGTCACCCATGCCGGCAGTCGCCATCCCGGGGTTTCCGAACGGACACAACCATAGGATATCGTCGCCTGCCACCAAGGTCCCCGCGCCCTTCAGAACACACACCCCACCATAACGGCGCTGCAGTTCCACGGCCGCCCCCGGCCGATCGGCTGCCACGTCCGCGCTCGTGACCCCAAGCAGGCGGGCCGCCTCGCCCCCGTGCGGGGTCAAGACCCAGTCGGAGCGCGACTCGGGCGCATGCGCCAACCAATAGAGGCCATCGCCATCCACAACCATGGGCCGCCCCAGAGTTCGCGCTCGCTGCCACACGTCTTGCGCCCAATCTCCACGGCCAAGCCCGGAACCGACCAGGAGCGCCTGCGCCCGCCCCCACGGGAGCTCCGCGGAAGAGGCCGCAAAGGCGATGCATTCGGGAAATGCCGCCGCCAGAACCTCGGCATTACGTTCATGGACGCCCGCCACCACCAGTCCCGCCCCGACGCGATAAGCGGCAACGGCGGCAAGCCGCACAGCCCCTGGCATCCCCAGACCGCCTCCGGCAATCACGAGTGTACCGGCATCCCCCTTGTGCATGTCGGTTCGTCGCGGCGGAAGCAGGGCGCAAAGATCGGCATCGTTGGGTATCAGGGCCCGCAGATATCCAGCCGGATAAGGCTGCCCGACATCGATACTGGTCGTCTCGCCGCACAATGCGCGGCCCGCGCCGGTCAGGGCCCCAATTTTGGCCCCCCCGCAAAACACCGTGTAGTCCGCGCGCAACCCATCGGGTTGGGGACAGCCGGTGCGAAGATCGAGTCCGGTCGGGCCATCCAGCGCGATAATGGGACGGCGGCTGGCCTGCGCACGCCCGACGAGATCGCGGTAGGTGGCGGACAAAGGACCGTGCAGACCGGTCCCTATCAGCCCGTCGATCAGTGCATCATGGGCATGCAGTTCCTCGGCATCGACGGCGTCACCCGGGCGCACGAGCGTCACTCCGACCCCGGTCTTTTTATAGCGTTCGGCGAGCGCCAGCGCCTGGCGCCCGTTGCCTCCGGCCCCGACGAGCATTGCAAGCCGCGCAAGCCGCGGAAGGCTTCGCGTCACAACCTGCATCACTCCTGCGGCCATGCGGTGATCTATGGTCTCCGCCACCACCCCGGCCCCCTGCGACTCGCCCGCCCAAAGGGCGCCGGGTGCGGGTGCATAAACCGGCTGCGATGGGGACTTAGACGCCACCATGGGTCGGAAAGAGATGCTGACGGTAATACCGTAGCTCAGCTATCGACTCGAGAATGTCGTCCAGGGCCCGATGGGTATTCTGTTTGACGAAACCCGCGCACAATTCCGGGCGCCAGCGCCGCACCAATTCCTTGACACTGCTTACATCCAGGTTCCGGTAATGCACATAGGATTCCAGAGTCGGCATAAGGCGCGCCAGGAAACGCCGGTCCTGACAGATGCTGTTACCGCACAAGGGCGAGCGGTTCTTGGGCACCAACGGCTCGAGAAAGGCCAGCGTTCGGCGCTCGGCCTCAGCCGCGTCCATGGTCGTTGCGCGGATCCGCTCAATAAGTCCAGAGTGCCCGTGAGTACGCCGGTTCCAGTCATCCATGCCCTGAAGAATGGATTCAGGCTGATGAATGGCGAGCACCGGGCCCTCGCCCACGATATTGAGATCGCTGTCGGTCACCACAGTGGCAATCTCGATAATGGCGTCGGTATCCGGACGCAGTCCGGTCATTTCCAGATCGATCCAGACAAGCGCGTTCGGGTCTTGCGCCATGCTGTTCTCCGCTCCCTGTCACATGGAAAAATAGCACTGCAGTCATAATCAGCCGATACTCTAGCATAAGGCGCCCGTCGCGCCCACGGAATGTCGCGGCCGGGATCTCGCAAGGCCTCTCGCCCGATCGCACATAAAGCGCCAAGGGTGTATCGTGAGACTCACATGCAGTCGGGGTCAGGCGTCGCGCGTAGACTCTTCTCCCCGACCCTGAGATCGCGTCCCGGCGCCGACTCCCGGGCTCGGCGTATCCACACAAGGCACCATATCCGTGCAAGGAGTGACGATGACAGAATTGCGCCAGAAGTCCTGCCGCCCGTGCGAGGGGGGCGTGGAACCCATGAGTCTTTCGCAGGCCCGAGAACTCATGACCCAGATCCCCAAATGGACACTCGAGGAAACAGGGCCGGCATTATTCCGCACTTTCCGCTTCGCGAACTTCTACGAAACGATGGCCTTTGTCAACGCGATCGCCTATATCGCCAATCGCGAGGACCATCACCCGGACTTGCGCGTGGGATACAAGGAGTGTGTCGTGCGCTATCAGACACATGCCATCGGCGGGTTGAGCGACAACGACTTCATATGCGCCGCGAAAATCGACGCCCTGGAAATCTAAAACGCCCCTACGCCTCGCGGCGCCCCGAGAATGCGCGAGCGAGCGTGCCGCGATCGATGTACTCGAGCTCACCTCCGATCGGTACTCCGCAGGCGATACGGGTCGCAAGCAGATTGCGCCGCCGCGCCAGCTCTCCGATGTAGTGGGCGGTGGCCTCGCCCTCGACTGTGGCGTTGGTGGCGAGGATGACCTCGCGCACCACGCCCCCCTCCAGCAAGGCCTCGAGCTTGGGCAGACCCAGCTCCTCCGGTCCAATGCCGTCGAGAGGCGACAGCCGCCCCATCAATACGAAATACGTTCCACCAAAGGCCCCGGACTGTTCCAGGGACACGAGATCTGCCGGCGACTCGACGACACACAGAAGTCCGCTGTCGCGCCGCGGCGAGCGGCAAATGGCGCAGATCTCGGTTTCACTAAAATTGTTGCACCGCTGGCAATGGCCGATACGATCGACGGCGCGCAACAAGGCCTCGGCGATGTCACGAGCCGCACTCCGGTCGCGTCCCAGCAAGTGGAATGCCATGCGTTGCGCGGACTTGGTGCCTATGCCAGGCAGGCGACGTAGGGCGCGCTTCAGATCCTCCAGCGCCTTGGTATCGTTGCTCAAAATCAGAACGGGAGGTTTAGACCGGGAATGTTGAGGCCGGCGGTAAGGCCAGAAAGCCGCTCCTGGCTCATCTGTTCAGCCTTGCGTACGGCATCATTCATGGCCGCCGCCACAAGGTCCTCCACGACCTCACGA
The DNA window shown above is from Acidiferrobacter sp. SPIII_3 and carries:
- the tsaE gene encoding tRNA (adenosine(37)-N6)-threonylcarbamoyltransferase complex ATPase subunit type 1 TsaE, whose protein sequence is MLILSLPDVSQTIRLGRAFARILRAGDQVVLRGELGCGKTTLAGAIIQALGAPGPVKSPTYTLVEEYDLGGLRVVHADLYRLRVPAELETLGWWDYQDGRTLMLVEWPERAHGLLRADIDVWLTVTDHARQAHLQGMSPRGDETARGCRL
- a CDS encoding NAD(P)H-hydrate dehydratase; the protein is MTRSLPRLARLAMLVGAGGNGRQALALAERYKKTGVGVTLVRPGDAVDAEELHAHDALIDGLIGTGLHGPLSATYRDLVGRAQASRRPIIALDGPTGLDLRTGCPQPDGLRADYTVFCGGAKIGALTGAGRALCGETTSIDVGQPYPAGYLRALIPNDADLCALLPPRRTDMHKGDAGTLVIAGGGLGMPGAVRLAAVAAYRVGAGLVVAGVHERNAEVLAAAFPECIAFAASSAELPWGRAQALLVGSGLGRGDWAQDVWQRARTLGRPMVVDGDGLYWLAHAPESRSDWVLTPHGGEAARLLGVTSADVAADRPGAAVELQRRYGGVCVLKGAGTLVAGDDILWLCPFGNPGMATAGMGDVLAGTVAGLMAQGLSNLAAARLGTFVHARAGDLAAMGGPPRGLLASDVAAQLRAAVAALC
- the orn gene encoding oligoribonuclease — encoded protein: MAQDPNALVWIDLEMTGLRPDTDAIIEIATVVTDSDLNIVGEGPVLAIHQPESILQGMDDWNRRTHGHSGLIERIRATTMDAAEAERRTLAFLEPLVPKNRSPLCGNSICQDRRFLARLMPTLESYVHYRNLDVSSVKELVRRWRPELCAGFVKQNTHRALDDILESIAELRYYRQHLFPTHGGV
- a CDS encoding 4a-hydroxytetrahydrobiopterin dehydratase — encoded protein: MTELRQKSCRPCEGGVEPMSLSQARELMTQIPKWTLEETGPALFRTFRFANFYETMAFVNAIAYIANREDHHPDLRVGYKECVVRYQTHAIGGLSDNDFICAAKIDALEI
- the recR gene encoding recombination mediator RecR; this translates as MSNDTKALEDLKRALRRLPGIGTKSAQRMAFHLLGRDRSAARDIAEALLRAVDRIGHCQRCNNFSETEICAICRSPRRDSGLLCVVESPADLVSLEQSGAFGGTYFVLMGRLSPLDGIGPEELGLPKLEALLEGGVVREVILATNATVEGEATAHYIGELARRRNLLATRIACGVPIGGELEYIDRGTLARAFSGRREA